The DNA region TTTCGCGAAGATTTACAAGCGTCAACCGCGGAATTAGTTTATGGGGAGCAATTGCGTTTGCCCGCAGAATTCTTTTCGACGAGCGCGACGGTAAATAATTCGGAACCCATAGACATGGCGAAACAACTTCGCACACATTTTCGCGACCTTCGACCGGTCACTGGTTCACGACACGGACACAAAAAGGTTTTCGTGTATAAAGACTTAGCAACAGTTTCCCATGTGTTCGTAAGAATCGACGCGGTAAAAGGCCCGTTGCAGAACCCGTATGAAGGGCCGTTCCCAATTATTTCCCGCGCAGAGAAAACGTTTACTGTAAATGTTAGAGGTAAAAATATAGTTATATCGATAGATAGATTGAAACCGGCATATTTGTTAGTGTGCCCCGAAGACCAAAGCCAAAGGCAGACGTTAACAAATACTACGCAAACAACAGAAAGCGATAAAGGACCGACTCCGATGCGAGAGCCTGGGCGAACGCGTTCAGGTAGACGAGTTACATTCCCGTCAAGATTGCAGGTCGGTCATTAAGGTGCatattgtaaataatgtaaatacTAGTTATACCTTAGCACCGTTAGTAATAAGTTGACGTTTGCACTGGCAAGGGGGTGATGTAGCGGCCAGGAGCACGTACCATAAAACATCTGGCGTGCAAATGGTCAGGACGGTTTGCGAGGCAAGCAGCAATAAAGCTATTTTTGAGAAAGCCGTTTTTAACGCGTACAATTTAGATGTTGTAGACAATGTATGTCCCGTTCGGTAGAATCTTTCGTTGACGGCCTCAATAGCAAATGCTGATATCGTAAACCCCGAGTTTCCGAAGGGTCGCGCCGACCGAGGTTCGAGGGGCCCATGCAAGGCCACGGTAAGTACCTCGCCGACCTGGAGGAAATACCGCTATATCATAAAAACCCTAACGGTCACTTTCTGCATCCCCGAAAAAGCGCGCCTCGGGCGCAAGGATGGTGGGAGTGTCCTAAACGAGAAAACTGCCTGATTGGAGGCAATTGTTATCAACTGCCCAATCAGTGCAGTTTAGTGTTTAGAATCCGCCTTTCGGAAAAAGGATAAAAAGGCGTACCGAAGACAGAGTCGGGGAGAAGCTACAGAGAGACTTGTAGAAGCAACGACTACGATTGAATAAAGAGACCTTCCCGCGAACTTGTTTCTATTCTCatttcgaacacgaccatccaAGCTTCTTCAaagtgaatattaatattattatcgaTGACTGGAGATGGAAACACACTCATCGGAGTATTCGGACCGAGTCGTTACGTTTGTTTCCATCTTGAATTCTAGCAGAGATATTTAGAAATTCTTTTTCCAGTTTGATTAGGATGATCGGAAACTCGGTGCCCGAAACTCTAAACtcgtaaaatccgtagtctaatatactgttatgagctgacgagaagatccccgggggggcacagaggcaagaggggtctccagctagcgccgcctacccccacctctgacggtcccgtactcgccgcgtgaccacgccctttcagctgctacgtcacacgacgcatagtatgtagtaggattcccgtatttacagagggctacgatgtttcacgacttacagccaatattcaatgccgtgaatacgaggatcctattgcagtcatgaaaagtgacaatttacacaaggagaatgcaaagccttcgcgtcacagatttagttgagactttacagagttacagatctcgttcccctgattacgaatataccccattatagaggcaactattcagtaattttcaagatatttgcaaattaaagttttgtggacgcaacatgtcagtttacatagttcactcttttactaagtaatggtgtggcgtagcggcagcgagctgaactgctatgccgtggcagtgttgctagatggtacgggaaaactcgcgcatgcgcgacgattccagcgtcactgaagtacgaaatcgggcaccttggttgccccgcatagcttcacacaatcttttcttctcgattttcaaacatagcgtttaacatgcgtatgttatattaaaatttgatgtgtatgtacatgtaatatataaatatattctaattgtatatatgtatacagtagcggacaaaagtttgctacggactgtagaacgcagatacgttcctggattcgccgcgcatgcgcgagttttcccgtaccatctagcaacactgtgccgtggactcgggttcgagtcccgtcgtagtaactttttttatactttttttttagctttttacattagagacagagagcgggagagagagagcgagagtgagagagggcgggagagagagagagagcgggagagagagcgagcgagcgggagagagagagcgagagagagcgggagagagagagagagagagagagagagagagagagagagagcgggagagagagagagcgggagaaagCGAGTGAATTTTGTTCTACAATgttctgaattttgtgcctacgccgttgagtaccctcactgagtaccctagggtacgtctgattccctctcttcgtcacgcgactcgagtagtgggggtgactgcgtcggccaatagaacgctctagtcgaaactgcgtgtgagcctaggcgccccccctccaagccaaccaatcgggtgcgcattcttgcctacgtcaccgtattcctgccagggatcttctcgtcagctcacaacagtacttGTACCATGTATCGCGGGAGTTCGCTGTAAATCGattcgaagctaaaagttcattATCCAACTGCTGGGAATCTGGCGCGAATTACCGAATCTAGCGATATTTCATATAATCCCCTTAATCGCGCGTGATTCTTAATCACCGTGTGCCACTTAATCAAGGTCTTGTTCCCGAGACGCGCGATACCGGATGAAATTAATGAGAGACTCGGAACCACGGATGCTGCTCCTTTATTCGTGTATTCCGCGAAGAAGAgaacttatttaaaaaaaacggTTTACCGCTAATTGTACGGTAAATgaacgtgaaaaaaattcgtcgTTGTTTACGTATGTAcgtacgacgcgacgcgacacagCGGTGAAGTAATCTCGCATTATATTCTCGGTAATTATACACCACTTTTCCCTATTACCGCTTGCCTCTTTTTTTAGCCGCCTCGGTAATTAATTATCAACGCAATCCTCTTCCTTTAGCGCGCATGCGAGCTCTACGCGCGAGTCGATCTGGCGCAGCTGTTCCTAAAAACGCGAACGACTCGCgaatcaattataattatttttaacaatCAAACGAATCTGgatatattttctagaaattgcAAAGACAAAATGTTCATCGAACCTTGCATCTTCTAAAAAGAACCTAAACGGGCCTAGCTCCGAAAATCAGTTCCGTAACGATCAGAATACATCTAAACGGGGGAAAAAAGGAACGACGATGAATGGGAACGGTATTATGTATACCTTTTTACACCATTGATAAAGTtaaacgaaaagaaagaaagacaaTTTGTAAAATATGCGTTGTGGAACAATACGATGCGAATTCTGTGTTAAAGTTTGATTGATCGATGTCTGAtagacgtcgcgcgtcgcgttggATGAAAACCATGTGGCCCGGGCAGGCGTCATACATACTTAGCCTTTACGATCGGAGACACAATGGGATCCGCTGGTCCGTGTATTATTTACCTTGCACACGCGTGCAGAAATGCATCGCGCGTGTCGCACACACGGTTACGCAATTCAGCACGAGAGACTAAGCCGAACGCGGTATCGCGCTACCGGTGCAACGCGTGTGACTTTTAAAACAATCGTAACTTCGCGCATCCGCCTCTATGGTTACAACGTACCCCGACGCACCAATTGATTCTTGCCGTTTCGGCCATTTGTCGATACGCGacaagcggcacgaatcatttgggtgcgaaaatttttatttcgaataaaatttctatcGATTAACCAAAAAGATTTGGTAAAATGCACACTCACCTGATTTGGAACCGCGACGATTCTCTTGACCGCCCTTTCTCCGCTGTCGACATGTTGACCGTAGAGCTCAACACCTGGTCTGCCGAATCTGCGAGTGTTGTCTAGTCAAGGAAAATCGAGGAAAAGTCTCGTCTTGGTCTGAAAACGTGGCGCGAACCCCGGACAGGTGAACAAACAGCGGTCTTGTTTCGAAAATGACCGACTTAACGCGCTGACCGAGCCGTTTGTGCTCGTCGAGCGGACCGAGGAATGCACACTGCACAGAATAATCCTGGATCCCTCTGCATCGCATCGTTGTACAATTCTGCAagattttctctctttttctctatcAGTTTCTATCGTCTACCTCGCATCTCCGACGAACAGAGTTATCgaaatatttcattgaaaagGAGAACGTCTGCGAGTTATCGAGCATCGAAGTACAATATGCACTTGAAAACTTTTCTGACGTAGAGCAGAACGTTCGTCGATAAAAAAAATGCGAAGACGTTTATTACCAGCCTTGCGAGACGATAACGATCTCTTGATTACGTAGCGGCGGGAACATCTGCCATCGTTGCCTGAATAAAGTATGCGATTGGCCGATGAGACGCGGTGTCTATCGAGCTGCACGGACCTAATTAGCATTTTCCCTTCGCGTTCGATTGTGCACGATGCACTTGAAAACTGCTCGAAGTCGATAGGAGGCGCTCGAGGAAATTGTGCGACGGTCCCGAGTCCCGAGTTTCTGAACTCTGAACTGCCATAAGTCCTCCGGGACTCGGTTGGTTTAGTCACACGCATTTAGATAACCAACGTCGAATTAATTACCAGACGCTTTGCTATTTCGACTCGCTACGTATATCGTGTGACACTTTTTCTCTGCGGTCTTTCATTGAAATGTACatacatttaaaatttaaagttGAATTAAACAATGAGAAAAGTATGTAAtcgctagactgcagatttgataCCTACAACTTAAACCGCGATTTCGCGGTATATTTATGGATCTCCTTGAAACTCGATACGTTCGCCGCTTTTTTCAGTGAAAGACATATTTGATCGAGTATCCTGAAAACTATTACAGCTAGAGAACTAGCTTGAAAGGCAAAATTCTGTAATTGTTTTTCAGCATCAAACAATTAAAACCCAAAACAAACTCAGAACCGTGAAGAAATCATTTGTCCAGCCAGCAACGCCAAGAGTAACCGAACCGCTACGCGCTGTTTCGATTTCGATTGACACGTTCAGAGCGTACAAACTATGAAAACTATCGGAATGAACTAGAAGAAGATTGCGGTGCTTTCGAAGGATAGCAGGGTGGAAATGAAGGGAAAGCAAAGAATAATGGAATTTCTATAGATTCTAGTACACAATTTGTTCAATCGAGAACAGCATCACGCCGATTTTCACTCTCGCTTTCCTTCGGTTACGGCTAAGGGTGCGTTTATAGTTCGCTTCCCGCGAGAGAATTTCCCGCGACGTCTGCGACGTGAGCGAGTAAAaagtcataaatttcgagcgggtcgacgggcccgctgtgccccccgctgtgcgtggcacaaaaaaaggtctccgaagatagCCTACCGcctatcggtagtttacctaaacgaaccgtgaagccgtagaaacctttgggcccgtcgacccgctcgaaatttatgacttTTTACCCGCTCACGTCGCAGACGTCGCGGGAAATTCTCTCGCGGGAAGCGAACTATAAACGCACCCTAAAACGGTGCAAACTACTCTGTCTCCTCTGTACCGTTACCTTCACACTCGAAACGAGAGTATCGTTGTTATCGACGAACGCGGCACGGAGGCACGATAACATTGTTTCCTCGCAGAATACGAATCTAATCGGTCTCGGTAATCGCGACGgtaacgaaaaaaaaagaaaagaaaagcaaAAGCAAATATGCCATTCCAATGTATGTAAGtacctacatatgtatgtatattggcGCACACGCAGCGCACACGTACACGCGCGCAAAAGTAGATGAACGGAAGAAAGTGTCCTGCGTGTTCCAGCGTGTTCCGACAAGCCGGGTGTGGGCGCATCGAGATCTTTTCCCGATCGAGGGGGCCCGAAGGCGGAGGAAAAGGAAGAAGGACTTACCTTTTGAAAGGCGAAAAGATTCTGCCGCTCGGCCGTGGGTTGTTGGCCCTTCCCCCTGATAAACTTGAGCATTTCTGTGATACGGGTGGTTTGTTTGCTTGCTTGTGGCGCGACGACACACGCGCGTCCGTTAAAGACGGTTAATCCTCACTCCCGGTGTGTAAGGCGcacacgcgacgcgacgcgtatcATCCAGTGTGGTCGCGAAGGGCTCGCTAGGACCGCGGCACCTCCCCGTAATTAAAACATTCTTGAATGGAACGGTGAAACTTTTGTggatcgcgcgcgcgcacgcgagtTCACTCGCTCTCCCCGTGCCGCAACAATAACCCGTGTTCCGTGTATACCCGTCGGTGCGTTCGACCGCTACACACGTCTGTCTGATACGGCTGCAACACGTCAGTCCCCTATCTTTCACGCCGTGTCCTCctctttccttccttccttctctctctttcctggtTTCGCGCGCAAGCCGTGTCCTTCTCGCTCCAACGATCTCTctcgcctcgccgcgccgcgccgcgacgtgCCGTGCCGTGCCGTGTGTCCAATCTGCCTTCTCCTGGGCCGATGTGTCAGCCGCTTCGCGTTTTTCGGCGACGTTATGCGAATTTCGTCACGGTTCCACTCGCAAATCGTCTCGAAAGGTGTGCACCAGGATACCGTGGCCTGCTGTCCGACTCACGATACGTACGGACCCGTAAAAACCATCGAAATGAAATACACGGACAGAAGCGTGAAGTCCCTCGTCCCTCCACGTCTGTCGCTcgcgtctctctctcctctctcgtgtCTTTCTAGTGCATCCGCTTAAGTTAATACATTGGAGCAGAGGCATCTTTTCCGCGATTTCATGAATCATAGTTTGTGTGACCCATCCGCAATATGTTAGACTTAAACGAGTCAACTTGTCATAATGATTTGTTATAGGTGTCATTTGTCCTATAGGTCAGTATAGGTCCAACATCTGATTCGACGAAATTCGCTACTTCTACGTTCGCTGCGTTCGCTTCTTGCTGTCTCTCTTGCTCCTGTTGCGGCTCCTCAATGTTGTATGCGTGTTTGCCGTATTGCTATATTTTCCCTGAGTGCATTCAGCGCGCCATAGTTCGGGAGTGGATCGCAAAGATTTAGCTCCAGGTATTCTAGTTTTTGGAGTTTGGCCATTGCACCCTGTAAGAATTCTGCTCGCAGTCCTTTACAGCGGTCTAAGGTCAGCTGTTTCAAGTCTACGCGCAGGCACAGCAAAGGTCGCCCTTTCAGAACTGTCCGCGTCGCCCTGAATGAAGTCAATTGCGCTGCTCCTTCCAGGACCCGCTGCAGATCCATTTCCACGTTTCCGCAACATTCGCCTATACTTAATTGTTCCAGCCTATTTGCCGCTTCCGCTAGATTTCTCATCGCCGATGGTCTGATAGGCGCTGCAGTAAAGTCGATGGTAGTCAGTTCCGGAGCCTCCTTTAAAGCTATTGCTATCACCTGTGGTCGCAAGGGCGGTGTCAGTGTTTCTTCCGCAATCGTTATTTTCTGAATATTTTGTGCTCTTCGCACCAACCAATAGAATGCCTCTGTTGTTACTTTTCTACCCGACCAGCCCTGCGGCCAGCGCCAATCGGTAAGACCCAGATGCCTAATTGGATGAAACGAGGCCAAGGTCTCCGTTCTCCATCTCCGCGATACTTGTTCCAGTCGGGCCCTGTCTGGAAACGGTAGATACTGCAcgatatgcgctatgcattCTATTGGTAAGGGTATCTTATCCGTTAAATCCAGTCCCGGGAATGGGTTAACAGCCGGTCGTTGCTTAATTAGTTTCCATTCGTGCCAAGGGTCTCCTTGCAATAACCTTAACTTTCTCTTATATACGGTGAAAGTACCCGCCATCGCCCTTTTTGCTTGCTCCTCCGTAGCAAACGTTAGGAACTGCAGGTCCTCCTTTTTTGTATAGGGCGCCAACCGTGTTACGAATAGTCGTCGTCCTGCCTTGAGGCGGCTACCGCTTCCTtcctttaataacaatttcTACTTATGTATACCGTGGTTAAgcgtaaatatatatgtatgtatattctaATACAACATGATGTTTGGTTGATTAAGACATATTCAATATTTGCATTATGCTTATGGGAGCTGGGTTGGTTTCTCCCTCTCCCTTTTTTGAGAATATGCTACTCAACAGATTCATTCTGTGACATAATACATATACTAAATTGTTAAAATGATAACCACACGGTTCTTCAATGCTTTACCTGCCTTTCCTTTAACTAGTTATTGTCATGttatatttttttacttatttctaacaattttctttttacgaACGAACATATTAATTGTGTTCAGTTGAGCATGACAAAGTACAAATTAAAATTTGCACTTGTAACGTCCTAACGTCCGTCACCGGACTCGCTCCTTATATTTGCGTCACAAACAAacgcataattaattaatattaaagtctgaCAAGATTTCATCTGACGTCATCACTTTGGAATGCGATCTCGTCAAGCCTCAATGATTttggaaataacaatttcaaggccTGCTCACTCAGGCATAAGATCTTATTGTTTCCCCCACTGATCCACTGCCTGCTCTCTCAACCACGAAATTCTTCCTATTATCTCCCCACCACAAACCCACCTGGCAACAGTCCTATAAAAGCCAGGACCGGAGAGCAGAGTCCCCCCTTTTTTAGTCGCTCTTAGGCTCTTAGGCTCTTAGTCTCTTAGTCTCTTAGTCTCTTAGTCAGTCAgatacaaattcattaatttatttcgagCACTTCAAAATCGTCAGTCAGTCGGTCGAGATTGTTTAATCTAGAGTCACGAACGTAGCACAGAATATCTATTCAATATTCGCGTAGCTTTTCTAATCTACGCTTACAACGTTCCGAATTCCATAAACCAGTTCTCATTGATGAACAAATCGGGACGCTATAAAGTATTT from Lasioglossum baleicum chromosome 11, iyLasBale1, whole genome shotgun sequence includes:
- the LOC143213488 gene encoding uncharacterized protein LOC143213488, with translation MAGTFTVYKRKLRLLQGDPWHEWKLIKQRPAVNPFPGLDLTDKIPLPIECIAHIVQYLPFPDRARLEQVSRRWRTETLASFHPIRHLGLTDWRWPQGWSGRKVTTEAFYWLVRRAQNIQKITIAEETLTPPLRPQVIAIALKEAPELTTIDFTAAPIRPSAMRNLAEAANRLEQLSIGECCGNVEMDLQRVLEGAAQLTSFRATRTVLKGRPLLCLRVDLKQLTLDRCKGLRAEFLQGAMAKLQKLEYLELNLCDPLPNYGALNALRENIAIRQTRIQH